In Desulfonatronovibrio magnus, one genomic interval encodes:
- a CDS encoding HepT-like ribonuclease domain-containing protein — protein sequence MSKRSEKAYLLDIQEAIKRTLSYISGLDYSLFARDYKTQDAVIRNLEIIGEA from the coding sequence ATGTCTAAGCGGTCGGAAAAAGCATATCTTCTGGATATTCAGGAGGCCATCAAAAGGACATTGAGCTATATTTCCGGCTTAGATTACTCTTTATTTGCCAGGGACTATAAAACCCAGGATGCTGTTATACGCAATCTGGAAATCATTGGTGAGGCAA